One window of the Prionailurus viverrinus isolate Anna unplaced genomic scaffold, UM_Priviv_1.0 scaffold_50, whole genome shotgun sequence genome contains the following:
- the LOC125159540 gene encoding histone H4 produces the protein MSGRGKGGKGLGKGGAKRHRKVLRDNIQGITKPAIRRLARRGGVKRISGLIYEETRGVLKVFLENVIRDAVTYTEHAKRKTVTAMDVVYALKRQGRTLYGFGG, from the coding sequence ATGTCTGGGAGAGGAAAGGGCGGCAAAGGCTTGGGCAAGGGGGGTGCCAAGCGCCACCGCAAAGTTTTGAGAGACAACATCCAAGGCATCACCAAGCCGGCAATTCGGCGCCTTGCCCGGCGTGGAGGAGTCAAGCGGATCTCCGGCCTCATCTACGAGGAGACCCGGGGCGTGCTGAAGGTTTTCCTGGAAAACGTCATTCGGGATGCAGTCACCTACACTGAGCACGCCAAGCGCAAGACGGTCACGGCTATGGACGTAGTGTATGCCCTGAAGCGCCAGGGACGCACCCTGTATGGTTTCGGAGGCTAA